AGAAAAGCCTGTTTTTATGGCCCCGATGGCAGGGATAACGGATAAGGCCTTTCGGGAAATCATCCGGCTTACAGGCGGCAAATACGTCATAACGGAAATGATCAGCGATAAAGCCCTGCTGCATCATAACGCCAAGACATTTAAAATGCTTGATCTTAAAGGAGAAGAAGAACCCCGAATTGTTCAGCTTTTTGGATCTGAACCTGTCCCAATGGCCAGAGCAGCTGAAATAGCTGAAACATATGGAGCTGATATCATAGACATTAATATGGGATGTCCGACACCAAAGATTGTGAAAAATGGTGAAGGAGCATCCCTTCTTCGAAACATTCCGTTAGCGATAGAAATTGTCTCCGAAGTGGTAAAGGCTGTGAGGGTTCCTGTTACCGTTAAAATCCGCCTGGGATGGGATAGTTCCACTATCGTTGCGCTTGAACTGGCGCCAATGTTAGAGCAGGCAGGAGTCAGCATGCTGACAGTTCATGCCCGGACCAGAGAACAATATTATTCCGGCAAGGCTGACTGGGAATGGATCAGTAAAATTAAAGCAAGAATTGGCATACCTGTGATTGGGAATGGGGATATTCTATCTCCGGAAGATGCGCTGAAAATGGTTCAGCTTACCGGATGCGATGGAGTCATGATAGCGAGGGGAGCTTTAGGAAATCCGTGGCTGATTGGCAGATCCCAATATTATCTCGATACGGAAACACTTCCACAGGAACCTGACAATAGAGAAAAACTTAGAATACTTATTCAGCATTTTGAAAAGATTATTGAATATAAAGGCGAAAGAACCGGTGTACAGGAGATCCGCAAACACGCTTCCTGGTATATCAAGGGTATGAGGAAAGCAGCAGAGTACCGGAACCAGATCATGAAAATCAAAAGTTACCAAGAAATGAAGACGTTGTTTTCAGGCATTTACTCGATGGAATGCCCGGACCATTAATCCGGCTATCAAAATATTAAGTAAATTTGCTTGACAATAAAATGGAGGTTCCTTATAATCTCATCTTTGACACTTTAAAGAGCAAAAAAGCCTGGAACCCCTTGCAAACAAGGGAAATCCGGGCTTTTACATTTTTAAAAAAGTGAGTAATGTTTTTATGACTTTGTACTTTTGAGAATTTTTTTCATCTGACTGGTACTGACGATCTGATAGTCGGTACGGAAACCAAAGATATTGTGTAAAGCATCTGTAAAATCGGTTCTGGTATAGGTCGGAATATAACCTTCACCTTTAACTTCAAAGAAATTCATATCCTTTAATCCTTGAATAATCTCGCTACAGGTATATTTTTCTTCAAGCTTCTTTTCAAGAAAACGGTAGAGGATCAAAGACATAAAACACGTGGTGAAATGTGCTTTTATTCGATCATCACGGCTTAAGTATGCTGGTCGGGCTTTGAATTCGCTTTTCATAATTCGGAAACACTCTTCAATCTCCCAACGCCTTTGGTTCACTTTGATGATTGCCGCTGCTTCGTCTTCAAGGTTAGTACAGACGGCATAGAAACCGTCAAACAGCTCTTCTTTGGCAACCAGGTCAGTGTTAATACTGTACAATTCATTATCTGCTACCTCACCGTCATCCGTACAGTATCTTTTTTCAATAAATCTTTTATAATCATTAGCATTGCATTTCTTTAACTTCCCCGGGTTTGAAGCCATTGTTTTTCGGGCACGTTCTATTTGGGAATCACGGATTTTTCGCTGATAATTTCGGTATTTCAAAGAAAAGGTCACAATAAGCTTCTGCTCCAGATCGTTTTCTTTGATCCAGCGCTCTTTATAAAAAACTTTATCTTTATCCGTATTCTCATCAAGTTCTGTAATATCATAGCTTTTACGTTCACCGAAAAGTTTCCAACCGGTAGAATCCAGTGCCCATTCCATGAGGTGTTTCTTCAGTTTTTTTATTGATTGGGTGGTAATGAAAGCCCGTTCGCCTTCGTTATTGAATTCCCGGTTCTTTTGAGAAGCGAGACCGGCATCCGTACAGACGATAAACTTGGAAAGTTTAAAATCAGCCAGGATTTTTTTCTCCAAAGGTCTTAGCGTCAGCTGCTCATTAGTATTGCCATTAAAAAGATCAATAGCGATGGGAATACCGTCACCGTCCATAAACAGCCCCATCTGGACAATGGGATTTGGGCGGTGTTCTTTTGATGCCCCATACTGCTTAAGGCCTTCTTCCTCCTCAATTTCAAAGAAATAATTCGTACAGTCATAATAAAGCACACCGGTATTGCGTTTGGAAATTTTCAGACTGTTATTGTAAAGGGAAGACTGGATAAAATCAATTTCTTTAGCAATGATTTCAAGCGCCCTGTAGATGTGTTGAAGCTCGAAATTGGGCTGTTCAATAAATTTTTTGGACAGCTCAAGGGTTGCCAGCTTAGAGGCAGGGAAAATAATCCTGGCATAAAGCAGCCTGGACAAAATTGAATTAAGATCAAAAGAAAATTTATATTTGGTGGAGAGTTCTTTGCAGATCCGATGTAACCCGAGCTCGTGATATATTTTCTGAAGGAAAAGGTAGCCGCCGTTAAAGAAACGCTGTTCATCTCTAGCAATGATTTTGGAAGGAGAATATTTGACTAAGACATCCCGCTGTTCCTCTTTTTCTTTTTGGTTCAGATCTGCAATATACTTTTTTGCCCATTCGATAGGATCTTCACCGTTTAGTTTCTTTTCCAGTTCAGCAAGTGTTCCCAGTTTTTCGACCATTTTTGAAGTATGTACACCATTCACGTAAATTGATTTCGTAACATAAAGCGATGTGGCATTTTTAGATTTAGATAGCGTAAGTTTCATAACAAACACCTCCATACCCTTATATTATAACACATTACCACAAATTGCTCAATACTAAATAGCAATAATTTGACGATTTTCTAACAAAAAAAGCCCTGTTTTCAAGGCTTTCAAAGATTTTAATATTTATGCAAGTGTCAAAGACCCGGGTATGAGGAAAGCAGCAGAGTACCG
This genomic stretch from Dehalobacter restrictus DSM 9455 harbors:
- the dusB gene encoding tRNA dihydrouridine synthase DusB codes for the protein MKLGKYHLSEKPVFMAPMAGITDKAFREIIRLTGGKYVITEMISDKALLHHNAKTFKMLDLKGEEEPRIVQLFGSEPVPMARAAEIAETYGADIIDINMGCPTPKIVKNGEGASLLRNIPLAIEIVSEVVKAVRVPVTVKIRLGWDSSTIVALELAPMLEQAGVSMLTVHARTREQYYSGKADWEWISKIKARIGIPVIGNGDILSPEDALKMVQLTGCDGVMIARGALGNPWLIGRSQYYLDTETLPQEPDNREKLRILIQHFEKIIEYKGERTGVQEIRKHASWYIKGMRKAAEYRNQIMKIKSYQEMKTLFSGIYSMECPDH
- a CDS encoding IS1634 family transposase, with the translated sequence MKLTLSKSKNATSLYVTKSIYVNGVHTSKMVEKLGTLAELEKKLNGEDPIEWAKKYIADLNQKEKEEQRDVLVKYSPSKIIARDEQRFFNGGYLFLQKIYHELGLHRICKELSTKYKFSFDLNSILSRLLYARIIFPASKLATLELSKKFIEQPNFELQHIYRALEIIAKEIDFIQSSLYNNSLKISKRNTGVLYYDCTNYFFEIEEEEGLKQYGASKEHRPNPIVQMGLFMDGDGIPIAIDLFNGNTNEQLTLRPLEKKILADFKLSKFIVCTDAGLASQKNREFNNEGERAFITTQSIKKLKKHLMEWALDSTGWKLFGERKSYDITELDENTDKDKVFYKERWIKENDLEQKLIVTFSLKYRNYQRKIRDSQIERARKTMASNPGKLKKCNANDYKRFIEKRYCTDDGEVADNELYSINTDLVAKEELFDGFYAVCTNLEDEAAAIIKVNQRRWEIEECFRIMKSEFKARPAYLSRDDRIKAHFTTCFMSLILYRFLEKKLEEKYTCSEIIQGLKDMNFFEVKGEGYIPTYTRTDFTDALHNIFGFRTDYQIVSTSQMKKILKSTKS